AGATGGGAACACCTTCTTTTACTGTTTACACTGGCTTTTCATGTAAGTGTTTGTATCTATCATTTGTGGTCATGTAACAGTGTTGAAGTATAAAAGAATCTCTAGAGTTGCAACACAGCTATTGTACAAGTTTTAGTTTTGATGGCGTATCCTAAAAACAAGGTGTTGATATACAGTAGGTGTTTGATACAGTTTGATTATTATTTTGGTGAaggtacacaaataaaataataaatgctccAGGAACATTGCTTTCTCAAATGTGTGTTTGACTAGGATTAGCACAGTCATTGTTCATTTACTGCATGTCTAACCAGTTTTGAAATGAGCAGAGCTAGAACAATGCGTAGCTAATCCAATTATCAGAATGTTCACTACAGTGACATTACAGCAGGCATGGGGAATGCAGTGTGCTTTCTTGAGAATAGGTCCAAGCTCTATTGTCTTCTTGGGAAGTGTACTCCATTCAACTATTTGATAAGATGAGTTAGTGTGGAAATGAACACTTTAAAACAGACAGATGTCTTGCCCAACAACGGCTGCAGGACATCTGCCTATCTTGGTTCTGCCCAGGAGACATATGTGCAGTTAACTACTTTACTTTGGCGCTGTAGCACACACATTCTCcaattttgtggactgatgagtACTGGTTGCAAGAGCCTGATCATTTCATTGTACTGAATATAGCCACCCCTAGCATTTCCCTacctaaaaaaatcaattcattaaaaaaggtTGTTGTACAAaattctctctccctcttttttgAGATATCAggagaaatgttttatgtattacagGTCAAAGGACTCTACAAGCTATATGggatgatgtaaaaaaatagcaGCCTGTGTTTTGGCACTCTTGGATTAAAATGCAATTCTTAGCTATCGGATTAGATTGTGGCTCATATATCACTATAGCACATTAGCCAGGGAAAGTGTAACAGAACAGTGCATCAGTTTTGGGCATTTGTGCTTTCATGGAGATGACCTGTTAATTTAGGTACCCATTGTGATGCACCTGCTTCAAGAACATATATTCCATTCCCTGATGGACATGTGGCCTGTCTTCAGTTTTACAGGAGGGGGaaacatgtatttatacattaGAACAGGTATTTTAAAATAACCCTGTAAATGTCTTTAAAAGCACAGGAACATCACTCTCCACAGATAGTATTTACATATCATCGAAATGCAATGATTGCTATATCACAGTGACAAATTAGATTGAGGGGACATGAAAGCAGTTTGCAAGGCGAGCCTGTAGTCAGTATAATTGCCAGGGGGTGAATTAAATTCCTATGGGCATACTATCTGTGTTTAGACAGTTCAGTATATAGATCCTTgagatatttaaaacaataccCCTACTTCTAAATCGTAATATTAATTGATTCTGATTGATACTAAATTGTGGTGTCTGTAGACAATGCCTAACACATTGAAGGGTCAATAAACTAATACAGAGCCTCACTGTTATAAAGATCCCTGGATGCAATCACCACATTTTCTTTATCTGCTCATTTGCCGAtcagatattttctgtttttaaccaCTTCAAAGTCTATTTCCCTGTGGTAGTTAAATTATCACAGAATGAAGGATAAATCAATGCTTTGATATCTTTGGTATCCTGCTGCTGTAAGATATCTCAGCATCAATGGGGGTTTAATTGTAGATTCCTTAGCCACAAATCTTTGCCTATCAGTAACCAATtcattttttaggaataaaaaccTAATGGTTCTGTATCTTAATTAGATGTTTTCTAATATATCAACCATTGGTTAGACCATCAATTTGAAGCAGGTCAAACCCTTTATTCGTAGTTCTTTCTGTAACAAAGTGGCTCCACTACTAAAATTGCCATCACTCACACAGATCGTCACTATCAGAAATCCTTACATGgggtaataatttttttaggacAATCTTCTCTGCACTCTGCTGTGCTTAATTTCAGAGGCATCTAAATGGATATGTTTCTCGAAACTATCATTTGTGATCCTGAAATAGTCTTAACATTAggtgtttatataattttataacaGGCTACAAAATATATTGAGATGTTGACATAGATGGATTATGGAAAATATGTATACTGTAAACAACAGTTGTATAGCCACTTTATTACTACTAGGGCCTCAGAGATGGCTACTTCCCAGTAGTTTTCTTGGATAACAACCCTTAAGCATGTACTTCCTCAATAACTCCAAATTGATGACCTGTAAATACTTATGAAGGATTTTGGATACCCTAGTTCATGGGTGCTGACAGTTTGGACATGCATGCTATTTATTTACTTGAagtaacctttttattattttacggCGATTGTATTGTTCTAAAGGAAAATGCTTGAACAATTACAAGTAACTGAAATTAGTGCCATCTGCAAGACTGCATTCTTATAGTCAGATTCTTTAATATCGGTGACATTTGTCAATGACTGCAATTAATATGTGTTTACGTATTAGCATTAAAAAATGTGCAGtcttcttcacattttttttctcccccctccccttatTTTCAATCTTAATGAGACTTCATTTTTATGGGTATACCTTTTTGACTTTGCCCACAGCATGGGCTTGTTTTTTGATTATCCTGTGATGGACTGAATGGATCATTTTCAAAATTCTACAGTATTAATTATCTCGAGGTTTTGCAGGAACTGGTCTGtacactgcaaaataaatgtgtaatatttcaaCTGACTATCATCTTGGGCTTTTGCTTTAAAGGTTTTCAATACTGACAAATTTACAGTGTATTAGCTGTTGGACTATGTTGAACGATCTACATTCAATAGAAACTAATCCCTTTTGTGCATGATGTTTAATGGCTTTATGTGTGTATATGATATTGAATActtatattgtcttttttttcttttgcatatgattcaataaaatgttttattttttgagttttttgaaCCAGAGTATACTTGCTATTGGCACAATGGGGGTTTAGGTCCTTTCTTTGCATTATCTTCCATCATTTACACCCAACTGTTATAAGATAACCTTCATGAAAGAACTGAAAGTGGCAGGCCAGGGATAGTCCAGCTGGGAAGCAAAGGACTAGATGGGCATCTTCCAAACAGAAAATTAGGTAGGTAGTCTCTGCAATTGCTGCATTTCCAAAGTACGTTGTGAGAAAACTCAgagggctttcttttttttcaaacagggaatctcattccctcaaaaattccctggtggtaGTCAATTACTGCAATTAAAGCCACATGGACCTAgaggattcccaccagggaatgtcagattccctgttttagagcCCAAAGTGTGTAGTAAAAATTGTAGTCATGTATTTCACTACAGGAGAGGAGCCTCTACAAATGTACAAGAGTTCGGCTTGTATTGAAAGCAGGATCCttgtaaaaacaatgaaacaattaTTTGTGTAAGGCTACAAACAGGTTCAAGATTCGAAGCGATCATTcacgttcgtttccaacaacaaacgactgaatgatgaataaatgagcgctgtatatacagtggcattctgctttatggataggggaggggggaggacgagcaagcggcaccccactgcgctctcctcccttcacttccattatagTTGTTTGTcctctgtcgttcatggatcagccaggatggatccatgaacaatgttggacgacctctgtacacgtcagattctcctCTGAGACCAACCCAGTGGAGCTTGTCtcggctgagaatcatctgacgtgtatacgtagccttaagctgtgtacacacgtgcaatttttgtcgttggaaaggatctttcacgatcctttccaacgacaaaggactacacgatgcatgaacggtgctgtacatacagcaccgttctgctctatggagaggggattgggagagcgacggagccgcaccctgctgcgcgctctcccccttcccttgcattaggatcggtcgtcgtccatcgtccgtggatctgccaggacggccgttcggacgatgaacgacgccgactgtacacacgccagattttcgcccgatatctggccgatgccgattatcgggcgagaaaaatctgacgtgtgtacgcagctttagataaCCTAAGTCCTGCATAATCTGATATATGTAGTGATAGTGAGGGTTTTTTTGCCACACTTGAGAAGTCAGGTTCTCATAGTTCATTGGTACTATTGTTTAATTGTGTAGTTTCTGAAAGTGTGTGATGCAATACTGTTTATTGTAAATTACTAAGATTACTAAAAACAATGATGCATCATTCAAGTTATAAATAATCTTATTTTTTACTGCCATCATTATTCAGAAATTTGTGATTGTGACGTTTTCTCATCTGTACTTTTTGAACTCTGACTGAGCCAATGCTGTCCATTCATCGAGGTCACTAACAATATCTATTTTTCCATCAATACCTAGTAGTTCTGGACCTTGCTCCACACCTCCCATGGAAGAACAATCTTGTTAGGCTATTAGGAGGAACGAGTGGGATCGAAGGTATTGAGCGGGGAGAAGGCAGCGGATTTCAGACAACTTAAACACTGATCAGCGCTAAGTGAAAGTCAATATGCACAAGCGGGAAATCAATGCAGGGCAGAGAAAGAGACTGAGGGAGGGTGTGAGAGGGAGAGACTGGAAGTGTGTGTGAGAGAGACTAAATGAGATGAAGTGACACTGGCTACAATAGACAGAATATGCTTATACTTcctaatgtgtgtatatatatttgtgctcATCATTTCAAAGAAGTGTAAACTTTTATAGCTGGTGACTGTTACCACTAATTCTGAAATATAGTAAGTGAAAAGAGCTTGCAGCATGATTTTCTTTGTAGGTTACCTTACATGTACAAAAGGAAGAGATACGTTACAATTAACAGACATCAACATCAATCAAGTTGATGGAAGAACTGCATTGAAACGGATCTTGGCATTAATCAGTTCTCACAGAAAATATATAGCAAGCAGAAGACTATATCTACAAAGCAGAACAATAGTCATGGGAATTTTTTAGCCTGACTTCATTTGAAGTACAGCACATTTGAAGTAAAGTCCAAATGTGAGAACAGCTATGCAATGCTTATATCCCTTAATCctaacagttttttaatttttgtgtggtTTTCTGTTCAATAGATTTTATTGTCAAAAAGAAGAGTATTGACCTGGAATAAAGCAAGAAAAGGAGAGGGATACCATCCCTTATTTTTAAGCAATAATGTAATATGATTAGATTAGCAGTGGACATTAGTCCTGAGACTTCTGTAGATTCCGTAAAATTTGGTCAACAACAAAATCTTAAttgattttaaagagaaaatgtagTGTGTTTTTAGTGCATACACATTGCTACATATTATCATAATATTGTATACTTCctatatgcaatataaaaactTATTTTGGATACATCATCCTCTAGTACAAGGGGTTTCTACAACTGTGTCTGGTCTAACCTTTCCACTGTCGTCCAAAAGTtctatctgacatgtgtacagtagtcACCCAATGTCCTTCATGGGTACCTCTCTCTCGGTGGATCTTTGAACGATGAATGGCTACAAAGGCTATGCACAAAAAGGGAGGAGAGCTCGCTcatcctcctccctcccctctcctctccatagaacagaaccggttcttctgtcactagaaacaatcatgaaagattgtttgcATTGATGGAAATCTAATATGAGGAACACAGCCTTGGTCACTGTGGCCGGGACTTACACAGAGCAAAGTAATCTGCCCTCACCACTAGTTGACAAAACTGTATGACTGAGCAACCAAACACCAATGTTATCTCCTATGAAGAGAGGTGGAGAGTCACATACCTGGAAATACTTGCTTCCTGGGTAACAtcagtatatacagtaaaaagggctagaatttaaaatgtatgaaaaacctAATGACTTTTTTGTTTAGTATACAGTTGGAAAACCCCTTATTATATCTATGTACCTGTAGATTGAATATTACGGTAATGGTCTGTACTATTTTTCTCTTATCAGTTATTTTGTTCATGGCTCTTTTGTGTATTGCAGAACACCTCTCTTCTGAGTGACAGAATAGAAGAGGAGGCAATCTGTGATCCTGTCCTAAGAACAACACTTTTCTTCTATAGATATAGCACGGTGagagagcattgtcaccctaggacaaaaTGTAGCATgagcaggattaccaggtaaaaaaaaatgcagccatcacatttaAAGCCTAATAAGTTgcaatatgtcattttttttgttcttgagtttaatAAGTGAAATAATTGCTGGTTAGAGAAAACAATGGTTCACTATTAAATTTACTTAACACaacaatggaaaatgtaaaagttaactAAGATTTATGCATGCCCCCACACACAACAAACCCAAgcaataaaatgcatgtaaaaacgTACATAATTTTGGCAATTAGCAGCTAAAATGTTTGCTCATCACTACCCTCCACCCACCTTTCTCTTAATAATAGCTCTTCCCTCCCCTCTACACCTTGCCATAATCTCCTTCTCTAACCACTAGTTGCTGCCTTCTAAGTATAGCTCCTACCTGAACACAAGCATTTTTTGTTGTTCCTGAAGATATAGTCCCTGGACTATTGTTTAGGCAAATCTGTAATTAAAGTACCATTATCAGCTTGCATTAATCTTAGCCTTGTTTGTTTCACATATGTACCATGCATTTGCTCCATTTCCACTTCGTTCAACTTCCAGAAGAGAGTATAGCAAACACTGTAGACATAGTCACTTTTTTCATacaattatgcttgttttaagCTATCTTTGTTTTCAGGTTGCCCTGAAACACAATTCTTGCTGTGTACAGGGAACTCTGGCAAAccacagttttattatattttcagatttttaccctaaaattaaaaaaatattgtctaaatacaagaggaGTATAATCTTATTTGAATATTGGTGtgctttgtctttttcttccaaATCTGGTAATCTTTGTGCAGGAGTTTTCTTCTGCTCTCTCCACTAAAAGGTCTTGGTGTAAAAGGACTAGTCTTGTATACTCCCCCTTGTAGTTTTCTGCATTCATCTTGTAGTTGGTGGACCTTCTGGGTCCCTCCAGTTTCCTCTCTGCACAGGTTATGTGCAGGTCAATTATGTCAATGATATCACATGTTTACAAAGTAAAATAggctttaatatttaatacagcTATAACTTTATCTGCCTCCAGACATGACAATGTTGTCAAAGTCAACAGACAAATTTCATATTTGTAAGAGTGTAACACAGGTTTGCCTGTTCATGTTTCCTAAGCATATACATGAGTGAGCACAGCTGCCACTGCCTTATCTTGGAGAAGCAACAGCAGTCAGTTCCTTTTGCGCCAAAAGAGTCTGTTGGCAAAGGGATGTCTGCAGAAGTCTCATGTTGCCTAAAGACAGTCATTTCTTGATTTGACTCGGTCATCTAGGTCTGTgggcaaatataaatattttaagacaAAGACCAAATCTATATCATGAAAAATTGTTGGAGTGCACACATGGCTTCTAGAATGGATCATGCAAAATTTAAATTACATGGGCCTCAATCAATTGCTTGTAATGTTCAGCGCGATTTAGTTTAAGAAACATTGATACCTTGCCTTGTACTGCTGATTCCTGGAAGACACCTGGAGAAATAAGCATATTGCTGTTACTAggctataaaataaatgtcctaaatacacaattaaaacaaatatatttaaaccttAACACtgggcaggtaaaaaaaaaaaatcaaaatgtccaCACCCCCCTTTCTGCAGATGAAGGATCTACTGCTTATTTCGTCTGTCAAATGAAGAAACATTGAGAAAAGTTTAACTTAGTTCTCAGACCCACAATATTCCTCCCTAATAGTTTTAGTTGGGACAACCATTACCCAAAAACTGCTCTCATTGCCAGTGTCCAACTGGTCATGTTTCTTCTGCCAAtgtcatcacatacaatgcaagATCAGAGGTCATGGCATCAGAATGGGACATAGCAGCTTATAGAAGTGCCTATCCACATTTCAGTACTGAAGGGACAAGGACCAATCCACCAGATGTCATGAAATTTTGGGGTAAGATAAAAATTATTCTGTGTTATCCCACTTTCCAGGAAACAAAATGATCCCTCATCAGTTTTGGAGGGAGGacagcttttaacatttttaatttcccaAAGATGAGATGGCTTTAAATAtgattattcaaaaataaatcaataccCATTTGGAATTTTGAGGAATCgaaatattttaaaagactgCAAAAAAACTGTGCCCAGATCATGCACATTGAAGTATTTTCATAAACcgttaaacacaatttaaaatacgCCTTTATGCcttttcaaagttcacaacacTGCACAGACATGATTTTTTCAGAGAAGATCTTGGCAGCTTGTCAGACCTAGGACAACCATTTTTCTGGTCTGttataaaactaaagaaaaaaacataacttcAGAGTGTTTGTTCTGATATTTGAGAATAAATGACTATACAGTAATAGCAGCTAAAGAGCAGCTCAAAGATGTCTCACTTtacagataatttattattaagaaCATGAGCGTGTAAGTTTATTGTTAATAGTCAGGCAGACGTGTTAACTTTAAAGAGGATTTTTCACTAAAATGGAAAGTCCACTGTCCCCattatctatgtatctatgtaactcacatcatcaatttaaaaaaataaagcgtTCTTACCTAGCTTTTTGCAAATATCTTCCagtttttgcattgcattttgtaCCTCCTCTTGTGTTTCTACAATCACCTCCACTTCACCCACCTCAAAACCAAAATCTGCCTCATCTAGGTCAACCACAACCTTGGTTTTTGAGCTTTCCTCCAGAGGCAGCTGGAATCTGCGTCGGCGTGTCACAAAACTTGCAAGCTCACCCAGACCAAATGCTTCAATGTTAGGGGGACTTGGTACACCCAGTACTTCACTGATTTTGCAGATAATTTGATTTTCCTGAGTCACCTCTAAGTATTGTGTGGAAGCTCCAGTTAGGCCCCTGGCTCCTATTTGTGGTGGGTATTTTAGCTCCCAACTGTCTTCCCTTTTTCGCAGCCAGTAGTCAGCAAGCGCGAGTCGCAGATCTGGGCTATCATAATAACAGTCTCTAAATGTGATTTCCTTAAGCAGCTTAGCCCCTATTGCATTCAAGCTTTTCTCCACTTCTGGCCCTGGGATAAACTTTCTTTCCACTTCAATAGGTGCAGAAAGATGTGACGAAGGTGCCATTTCTAGGAAAGAAAGAACACAGTTTGATAATACAGCAAGATGAAGTGATGCAAAAGTGATTTGTGAAAGAGCCAGAACTGTGTGTACAAGCACTAAAGTAACAAAGAACATATGATTATAAGGTCTGTACAGTACAGAAACAAACTGCCAATTTCTCAATCATAGCTTtgacatatttttcttttggataaatgCAATAATGTTGCATGTCCAATTATCACATATATCTAATGTAGTCATCctagttttttctttaaaaa
This Pyxicephalus adspersus chromosome 6, UCB_Pads_2.0, whole genome shotgun sequence DNA region includes the following protein-coding sequences:
- the THTPA gene encoding thiamine-triphosphatase isoform X2, which gives rise to MCESFVHTYVLLSEHVKCCHIGLPTKTAMPRGNLPMFKETFMRYSTTTIIIEISRQGDQRHLEDEMAPSSHLSAPIEVERKFIPGPEVEKSLNAIGAKLLKEITFRDCYYDSPDLRLALADYWLRKREDSWELKYPPQIGARGLTGASTQYLEVTQENQIICKISEVLGVPSPPNIEAFGLGELASFVTRRRRFQLPLEESSKTKVVVDLDEADFGFEVGEVEVIVETQEEVQNAMQKLEDICKKLGVFQESAVQGKT
- the THTPA gene encoding thiamine-triphosphatase isoform X1, whose translation is MCESFVHTYVLLSEHVKCCHIGLPTKTAMPRGNLPMFKETFMRYSTTTIIIEISRQGDQRHLEDEMAPSSHLSAPIEVERKFIPGPEVEKSLNAIGAKLLKEITFRDCYYDSPDLRLALADYWLRKREDSWELKYPPQIGARGLTGASTQYLEVTQENQIICKISEVLGVPSPPNIEAFGLGELASFVTRRRRFQLPLEESSKTKVVVDLDEADFGFEVGEVEVIVETQEEVQNAMQKLEDICKKLGVFQESAVQGKVSMFLKLNRAEHYKQLIEAHVI
- the THTPA gene encoding thiamine-triphosphatase isoform X4, whose protein sequence is MAQMAPSSHLSAPIEVERKFIPGPEVEKSLNAIGAKLLKEITFRDCYYDSPDLRLALADYWLRKREDSWELKYPPQIGARGLTGASTQYLEVTQENQIICKISEVLGVPSPPNIEAFGLGELASFVTRRRRFQLPLEESSKTKVVVDLDEADFGFEVGEVEVIVETQEEVQNAMQKLEDICKKLGVFQESAVQGKVSMFLKLNRAEHYKQLIEAHVI
- the THTPA gene encoding thiamine-triphosphatase isoform X3, with protein sequence MNSEMAPSSHLSAPIEVERKFIPGPEVEKSLNAIGAKLLKEITFRDCYYDSPDLRLALADYWLRKREDSWELKYPPQIGARGLTGASTQYLEVTQENQIICKISEVLGVPSPPNIEAFGLGELASFVTRRRRFQLPLEESSKTKVVVDLDEADFGFEVGEVEVIVETQEEVQNAMQKLEDICKKLGVFQESAVQGKVSMFLKLNRAEHYKQLIEAHVI